In one Alistipes sp. ZOR0009 genomic region, the following are encoded:
- a CDS encoding GyrI-like domain-containing protein, with product MEVKEVGSMLVCGIKVRTSMSKITEHVGVKPEALMKELAAQEIAPVGPQVWCYTGCDGTSAEAEFDLLIAIPVSKEGKEQNGFVFETLPSYRHVSVIHKGPWSELAAAYEQLVSNIANAGLTLVGTSREIYLNCDFENQQNCVTEIQMEVA from the coding sequence ATGGAAGTAAAAGAAGTTGGTTCAATGCTTGTGTGCGGAATAAAAGTACGTACATCGATGAGCAAAATTACGGAACACGTAGGAGTAAAACCCGAAGCACTAATGAAGGAGCTCGCTGCACAAGAGATTGCCCCTGTTGGACCTCAGGTTTGGTGCTACACGGGCTGCGACGGAACATCGGCAGAGGCAGAATTTGATTTGCTTATAGCTATACCCGTATCTAAAGAGGGAAAAGAGCAAAATGGCTTTGTATTTGAAACCCTGCCAAGCTATCGCCACGTATCGGTAATACATAAAGGCCCCTGGAGCGAGCTTGCTGCTGCCTACGAGCAGCTGGTATCGAATATCGCCAATGCTGGCTTGACCCTTGTAGGTACATCTCGAGAGATTTACCTAAATTGCGATTTTGAAAATCAGCAAAACTGCGTAACAGAAATACAGATGGAGGTAGCGTAG
- a CDS encoding helix-turn-helix transcriptional regulator, giving the protein MNRIDRLQAILIHLQSKKVVTAAELAERFNLSVRTVYRDIRALEEAGVPIGAEAGLGYYLDESYHLPPVSFTNSEASALLIGGKFVEQMSDSHTREAYRSALFKIKSVLNSKEKHEIDVLQENIRVFGRQQPNDCRERALLVDVQQAIVSRTVLDIEYHAYYNNKTTQRRIEPIGMVYYSNSWHLIGYCLLRNEYRDLRLDRIQQLQRTKEPFTKEKHICLEEYFEQMQQDHQVHRITLLVKEDSLSYIQDSKYWYGFTYDEPATEGWRRLFFRNGDLNGFARWVLMAAGETKVEEPAELNQMVVELVCSLNKIYLTKK; this is encoded by the coding sequence ATGAATAGAATAGATCGCCTACAAGCCATACTGATTCATCTACAAAGTAAGAAGGTGGTAACCGCGGCAGAGCTGGCCGAGCGGTTTAACCTGAGTGTACGCACCGTTTACCGGGATATCAGAGCGTTGGAGGAGGCTGGAGTTCCCATTGGAGCAGAAGCTGGGCTCGGATACTATCTTGACGAGAGCTATCACCTTCCACCAGTTAGCTTTACCAATAGCGAAGCATCAGCCCTACTAATTGGAGGCAAGTTTGTAGAGCAGATGAGCGATTCGCATACTAGGGAAGCCTACCGATCGGCATTATTCAAGATAAAATCGGTACTAAATAGCAAAGAGAAGCATGAGATTGACGTATTACAAGAAAACATTAGAGTGTTTGGACGTCAACAGCCAAACGATTGCAGAGAGAGGGCGCTGCTAGTAGATGTGCAGCAAGCAATAGTAAGCAGAACTGTGCTCGATATAGAATACCACGCCTACTACAACAATAAAACAACGCAACGAAGGATAGAACCCATTGGAATGGTGTACTACAGCAACAGCTGGCACCTTATAGGCTACTGCCTGCTCAGAAATGAGTATAGAGACCTACGCTTAGATCGGATACAGCAGCTACAGCGAACAAAAGAACCTTTTACAAAGGAAAAACACATTTGCCTAGAGGAATACTTTGAACAAATGCAGCAAGACCATCAAGTGCATCGAATTACGCTGCTAGTAAAGGAAGATAGCCTGAGCTACATTCAAGATTCGAAATACTGGTATGGATTTACCTACGACGAACCTGCTACAGAAGGATGGCGTCGGCTATTTTTCAGAAACGGAGATTTAAATGGATTTGCCCGATGGGTACTAATGGCTGCAGGAGAGACAAAAGTGGAAGAGCCAGCAGAATTAAATCAGATGGTGGTTGAGCTAGTTTGCTCGCTCAACAAAATCTATTTGACAAAAAAATAA
- a CDS encoding VOC family protein: protein MARVSTYLNFPRNTEEAFKFYQSIFGGEFTRGGIARFGDMPPMEGMPPLSEEDKMLVMHVELPILGGHILMGTDAPESCGFHVNAGNNVHINLETDTREETKRLFDALANGGKVTMDLQDMFWGAYYGSCTDKFGVQWMFNCENR from the coding sequence ATGGCAAGAGTCAGTACCTATCTCAATTTCCCTCGAAATACCGAAGAGGCTTTTAAGTTCTATCAATCTATTTTTGGGGGTGAATTTACTCGTGGTGGAATAGCCCGATTTGGCGATATGCCTCCTATGGAGGGAATGCCTCCTCTATCCGAAGAGGATAAAATGCTGGTAATGCATGTCGAACTTCCAATCCTTGGTGGTCATATCTTAATGGGAACAGACGCTCCCGAATCCTGTGGATTTCATGTTAACGCAGGTAACAACGTGCACATAAACCTCGAAACGGATACTCGCGAGGAGACTAAAAGGCTTTTCGACGCTTTGGCAAATGGCGGAAAGGTTACGATGGATCTTCAAGATATGTTTTGGGGGGCTTACTACGGCAGCTGTACCGATAAATTTGGGGTTCAATGGATGTTCAACTGCGAGAACCGCTAA
- the infB gene encoding translation initiation factor IF-2 — protein MTQDKSTRLFKAAKEFNVGVQTIVDFLHKKGVQVEANPNAKINTDAYLLLEKEFGKEFKLKEEASRVDLKSMREKKAPVSIDDVSKNRDLTDDDEEEGDDDDSAKKIIVKDTTSTERRKPAEPEVEKVEVPQIKGPSIVGKINLEDMRSKRPAAEEEPAQPEVKEQVMAKEEPVKIAEVEKPLVELKSEEPTKVAEPVVAKVEPAQPAAATVTLIETKENAAPAEEAKPAKKTETSEGKHNNRPEPTPTSKPEVAKPVEGKVGVEETKTELVKEVENEMVAEAASENGEELYRAEVEKLSGPTVVGKIDLSAFAPKKKPVATSAANAAAAADKNKKKRKRIKPDQKVNVENAAKPQEQRPQFPPRDKPLQKGPKQTDANRQQGGGNRPNQPGNAQQGQGGNRPSLPNRNAGGNNANRPKITAKRPVHKEVSDEDVQKQIKDTLARLTSKGAKTKSSKYRRDKRDDVRQRMMEEQEMADAERNIIKVTEFVTVNELANMMDAPVTDVIGACMNLGLMVSINQRLDAEALVLVAEEFGYKVEFVAADIQEAIQEVEDSPEDLLPRSPVVAVMGHVDHGKTSLLDYIRKANVIAGEAGGITQHIGAYSVKIDDNRRITFLDTPGHEAFTAMRARGAKATDVAIIIIAADDSVMPQTKEAINHAVAAGVPMVFAINKVDKPGANADRIREQLAAMNYLVEDWGGKYQVQEISAKQGLGIEELLEKVLLESELLELKANPNKNAVGTVIESTLDKGRGYVTTMLVHAGTLNIGDVVLSGQYYGRVKAMFNERGKKITKAGPSTPVLMLGLNGAPTAGETFNVLDEREAKDIANKREQLQRMQGLRATKHITLDEIGRRIAIGNFKELNVIVKGDVDGSIEALTDSLIKLSNEEVQVNVIHKAVGQISESDVLLAAASNAVIVGFQVRPSTNARRLAEKEGIEIRHYSIIYDAINEVKDAIEGMLSPELKEETTCSVEVMNVFKITKVGTVAGCIVREGTVTRNTKIRIIRDGIVIYTGDLGSLKRFKDDVKEVKTGFECGLNIKNYNDLKEGDFIEGFEVVEIKKTLD, from the coding sequence ATGACGCAGGACAAATCAACCAGACTCTTTAAAGCAGCGAAAGAGTTTAATGTAGGGGTACAAACTATTGTAGATTTCCTTCATAAAAAAGGAGTTCAGGTAGAAGCGAACCCCAACGCCAAAATAAATACCGATGCATACCTATTGCTCGAGAAAGAATTTGGTAAGGAATTTAAGCTTAAAGAAGAAGCCAGCCGGGTGGATTTAAAAAGCATGCGCGAGAAGAAAGCTCCCGTGTCTATAGACGATGTGAGCAAGAATCGCGACCTTACCGATGACGATGAAGAAGAGGGCGATGATGACGATTCTGCAAAGAAAATCATCGTTAAAGATACAACGAGCACGGAACGCCGTAAGCCTGCCGAACCGGAAGTTGAGAAGGTTGAAGTGCCCCAAATAAAGGGTCCAAGCATAGTTGGCAAAATTAACCTTGAGGATATGCGCTCTAAACGTCCTGCTGCTGAGGAAGAGCCTGCACAACCAGAGGTTAAGGAACAAGTTATGGCAAAGGAGGAACCGGTTAAGATTGCGGAGGTTGAAAAACCTCTAGTAGAATTAAAATCGGAAGAACCCACCAAAGTTGCAGAGCCTGTAGTAGCCAAAGTTGAACCTGCACAACCTGCTGCTGCCACGGTTACCCTTATCGAAACAAAAGAAAATGCAGCGCCAGCTGAAGAGGCTAAACCTGCTAAGAAAACCGAAACAAGCGAAGGCAAACATAATAATCGCCCAGAGCCAACTCCAACGTCGAAACCTGAGGTGGCAAAACCTGTAGAGGGCAAGGTGGGCGTTGAAGAAACGAAAACAGAATTAGTGAAAGAAGTTGAAAACGAGATGGTGGCTGAAGCAGCCTCCGAAAACGGCGAAGAGCTGTACAGAGCCGAAGTTGAGAAGCTTTCGGGCCCTACAGTAGTAGGAAAAATAGATCTATCAGCATTCGCGCCAAAGAAAAAACCTGTTGCAACATCGGCTGCAAACGCAGCAGCAGCGGCAGATAAGAATAAAAAGAAGCGTAAGCGTATAAAGCCGGACCAAAAGGTTAACGTAGAGAACGCTGCTAAGCCACAGGAACAACGCCCTCAATTCCCTCCAAGAGACAAGCCGCTTCAAAAGGGGCCTAAGCAAACTGACGCAAACCGTCAGCAAGGAGGTGGAAATAGACCTAACCAACCTGGAAATGCACAACAAGGACAGGGAGGTAACCGTCCTAGTTTACCAAATCGCAATGCAGGAGGAAACAATGCAAACCGTCCGAAGATTACGGCCAAGCGCCCAGTACATAAGGAGGTTAGCGATGAGGATGTACAAAAACAAATTAAGGATACACTTGCCCGTTTGACCTCTAAGGGAGCCAAAACGAAGAGCTCAAAATATCGTAGAGATAAGAGAGACGATGTTCGCCAGCGTATGATGGAAGAACAGGAGATGGCCGACGCAGAACGTAACATCATTAAGGTTACCGAGTTTGTTACCGTAAACGAACTTGCAAACATGATGGACGCACCTGTAACGGATGTAATCGGAGCCTGTATGAACCTCGGGTTGATGGTATCTATCAACCAACGTTTGGATGCGGAAGCACTTGTACTAGTAGCTGAAGAGTTTGGCTACAAGGTAGAGTTCGTTGCTGCGGATATTCAGGAGGCAATTCAAGAGGTAGAAGACTCTCCAGAAGATTTACTACCACGTTCTCCAGTTGTAGCGGTGATGGGACACGTTGACCACGGTAAAACCTCGCTTCTCGACTACATTCGTAAAGCAAACGTTATTGCAGGCGAAGCTGGTGGTATTACACAGCACATTGGAGCTTACTCTGTAAAGATTGACGATAATAGAAGAATTACCTTCCTTGATACACCAGGACACGAAGCGTTTACAGCGATGCGTGCCCGTGGAGCGAAAGCTACCGACGTTGCAATCATTATTATTGCGGCAGACGACAGCGTGATGCCTCAAACCAAGGAAGCAATTAACCACGCAGTGGCTGCAGGCGTGCCAATGGTATTTGCCATTAATAAGGTAGATAAGCCTGGAGCGAATGCTGATAGGATTCGTGAGCAGCTGGCTGCCATGAACTACTTGGTAGAAGACTGGGGTGGAAAGTACCAAGTACAAGAAATTTCGGCAAAGCAAGGACTAGGAATAGAGGAGCTACTTGAGAAAGTGCTACTTGAATCGGAACTTTTAGAGTTGAAAGCTAATCCAAATAAGAATGCAGTAGGTACTGTAATTGAGTCGACCCTTGATAAGGGACGTGGATACGTAACTACGATGCTGGTACATGCTGGAACGCTTAATATCGGTGATGTTGTTCTATCTGGACAATACTACGGTCGCGTGAAGGCAATGTTTAACGAACGCGGAAAGAAGATTACCAAAGCGGGCCCATCGACACCAGTACTAATGCTGGGATTGAACGGAGCACCTACTGCGGGAGAAACCTTTAACGTGCTAGACGAACGTGAGGCAAAGGATATTGCCAACAAGCGCGAGCAGCTACAACGTATGCAAGGGCTACGTGCCACCAAGCACATTACGCTCGACGAAATTGGTCGTCGTATTGCAATTGGAAACTTCAAGGAACTTAACGTTATTGTTAAGGGTGACGTAGACGGATCGATTGAAGCGCTTACAGACTCGTTGATTAAGCTTTCGAATGAGGAGGTACAGGTTAACGTGATTCACAAAGCGGTTGGACAGATTTCTGAGTCGGACGTACTGCTTGCAGCAGCATCGAACGCGGTGATTGTAGGTTTCCAAGTTCGCCCATCGACTAACGCACGCCGTTTGGCCGAGAAGGAAGGAATTGAAATTCGCCACTACTCGATTATTTACGACGCCATTAACGAGGTGAAGGATGCAATTGAAGGTATGCTATCGCCAGAGCTTAAGGAGGAAACTACCTGCTCGGTTGAAGTAATGAACGTATTCAAAATCACCAAGGTGGGTACGGTTGCAGGATGTATCGTAAGAGAAGGAACTGTAACGCGTAATACCAAGATTCGCATCATCCGCGACGGTATTGTAATCTACACCGGAGATTTGGGCTCGTTGAAACGCTTTAAGGATGACGTTAAAGAGGTGAAGACAGGCTTTGAATGCGGTTTGAACATCAAGAACTACAACGACCTGAAGGAGGGAGACTTCATTGAAGGATTTGAAGTGGTTGAGATTAAGAAAACGCTTGACTAA
- a CDS encoding SRPBCC domain-containing protein, whose translation MNANSKIVTLRIVVNAPIDVVWSRWTSPSDILIWNCASDDWHTTRADNNLRPDGRFCYRMEAKSGLIGFDFSGKYTAVVPKEQLAFLLDDGRSVSILFWRQGGSTEIVETFETENTHPIEMQRDGWLSILVRFKNYCESLSTT comes from the coding sequence ATGAATGCAAATAGTAAAATAGTTACGTTACGCATTGTTGTAAACGCACCAATCGATGTTGTCTGGAGCCGCTGGACTTCTCCTAGTGATATCCTAATATGGAATTGTGCTTCTGACGATTGGCATACTACTCGTGCCGACAACAATTTGCGTCCCGATGGGCGCTTCTGCTACCGAATGGAGGCAAAGAGTGGTTTGATAGGTTTCGATTTTAGCGGTAAGTATACTGCTGTGGTTCCTAAAGAGCAGCTTGCTTTTCTGCTCGACGATGGAAGGTCTGTGTCAATTCTATTCTGGAGGCAAGGTGGTTCTACCGAAATTGTGGAAACCTTCGAAACCGAAAATACGCATCCTATCGAAATGCAGCGCGATGGTTGGCTTTCGATATTAGTTCGATTTAAGAATTACTGCGAGTCGCTTAGCACAACGTAG
- a CDS encoding DUF3795 domain-containing protein, translating into MENKPKITADTALIAYCGLYCGACRRYTSGKCPGCHDNVKATWCKVRSCCMENNIASCADCKTVGHAQCAYFNNFMGKLFGVLFNSDRGKCIERIKEVGYLAYSVEMAEKGAQTIKRR; encoded by the coding sequence ATGGAAAATAAACCAAAGATAACGGCAGATACGGCTTTGATTGCATACTGCGGTCTTTATTGTGGAGCATGCAGAAGGTATACCAGCGGTAAATGCCCGGGTTGCCATGATAATGTAAAAGCAACATGGTGCAAGGTTAGATCTTGCTGCATGGAGAATAATATTGCCAGCTGCGCCGATTGCAAAACGGTTGGCCATGCGCAATGTGCGTATTTCAACAATTTTATGGGCAAGCTATTTGGCGTACTCTTTAACTCGGACAGAGGAAAGTGTATTGAGCGCATAAAAGAGGTGGGATACCTGGCCTACTCGGTTGAGATGGCGGAAAAAGGGGCTCAAACAATAAAAAGAAGGTAG
- the nusA gene encoding transcription termination factor NusA, protein MENLNLTETFAEFKQLKNIDRPTMMSVLEDVFRGLLIKLYGSDENFDIIVNIDKGNLEIYHNRIVVADGELEDPTKEIPLSEAKKIDEEYEVGEEVSEEVRFEKFGRRAILALRQNLAGRILDLEKASIFDKYKDRIGQVINGEVYQVWKKEILVLDEENNELILPRTEQIPADFYRKGDTIKAVVVRVEMRNASPLIILSRTSPVFLERLFEQEVPEIFDGLITIKKIVRVPGERAKVAVESYDERIDPVGACVGMKGSRIHGIVRELRNENIDVINFTNNTQLFISRALSPAKISTIKLDEENKKADVYLKPNEVSLAIGKGGLNIKLAGQLTGYDIDVYRESVEDEEDVSLDEFSDEIEGWIIQQLKNIGCDTAKSILEISVAELVRRTDLEEETVLEVVNILRSEFEE, encoded by the coding sequence ATGGAAAATCTAAACCTTACAGAAACGTTCGCGGAGTTTAAGCAGCTCAAGAACATCGACCGCCCTACCATGATGAGCGTACTCGAAGACGTATTTCGAGGCCTGCTTATCAAACTTTACGGGAGCGACGAGAACTTCGATATCATTGTCAACATAGACAAGGGTAATCTGGAGATTTACCACAACCGTATTGTAGTAGCCGACGGCGAACTAGAGGATCCAACCAAGGAAATTCCACTTAGCGAAGCAAAAAAAATCGATGAAGAATACGAGGTAGGAGAAGAAGTATCGGAAGAAGTTCGATTTGAAAAATTTGGACGTCGCGCCATACTTGCACTACGCCAAAACCTAGCTGGCCGCATTCTTGACTTAGAAAAGGCAAGCATCTTTGACAAGTACAAAGATCGCATTGGGCAGGTAATAAATGGCGAGGTTTACCAAGTATGGAAGAAGGAGATTTTGGTGCTTGATGAGGAAAATAACGAACTTATCCTCCCACGTACCGAACAAATTCCTGCCGATTTCTACCGAAAAGGAGATACTATAAAGGCAGTAGTTGTACGCGTAGAAATGCGCAACGCAAGTCCGCTAATTATACTTTCTAGAACATCACCTGTATTCTTAGAAAGGCTATTTGAGCAGGAAGTTCCAGAAATTTTTGATGGCTTAATCACCATTAAAAAGATTGTTCGCGTACCTGGCGAGCGTGCAAAAGTTGCCGTAGAAAGTTACGATGAACGCATTGATCCAGTAGGAGCTTGCGTTGGAATGAAGGGCTCCCGCATCCACGGAATAGTACGTGAGTTACGCAACGAAAATATTGACGTAATCAACTTTACGAATAATACCCAACTTTTTATTTCGCGCGCGCTTAGCCCTGCTAAGATCAGCACAATTAAGCTGGATGAAGAAAACAAAAAGGCTGATGTTTACCTAAAACCAAACGAGGTTTCGTTGGCTATTGGTAAGGGTGGCCTAAACATTAAGTTGGCCGGACAGCTGACTGGATACGACATCGATGTATACCGCGAAAGCGTTGAGGATGAAGAAGACGTATCGCTAGATGAATTCAGCGACGAAATTGAAGGATGGATCATCCAGCAGCTCAAGAATATTGGCTGCGATACGGCAAAGAGCATCTTGGAGATATCTGTCGCCGAGCTGGTTCGCCGCACAGACCTTGAAGAGGAAACCGTTCTCGAGGTTGTAAACATACTACGCTCAGAATTTGAGGAGTAG
- a CDS encoding glycoside hydrolase family 10 protein codes for MKKVLTLVFTLVTLISTCLAGPAKSIAPKREMRAAWIASVENIDWPSKAGLSAEEQKKELTALVEKLNEVGINTIVLQIRPYGDALYESKIEPWSKYLTGKQGVAPQSGFDPLSFMIEECHKRYMELHAWFNPYRVAKTDDAEVNAQHVSRKHPEWLVTYGKLKVLDPGLPQTREYVTQVIMDVVRRYDVDGIHLDDYFYPYKIKGVEFNDKSSFAAHSRGFKPSQKNDWRRDNVNLIIKMLADSIHAAKPYVKFGVSPFGIWRNKKSDARGSETNGGQNYDDLYADILLWLQNRWVDYIVPQLYWHIGMKSANYETLAKWWAANCHGVPLYIGQGVYKIDAQSKDKAWADGKEIARQITLNRSIPQIQGSFFYSAKSFMQNPMGLNSKLKKEFYRYPALIPTTPRLDSIAPAKPTNLVAKKGASIIKLSWAAGDSTATDGEKSRYYVVYRFDDDDDLNNPANIYTITRDTSITLKRRQALERGKVRFCVTALDRLSNESEPTEKVTVRM; via the coding sequence ATGAAAAAGGTATTGACCCTCGTATTTACGCTTGTTACGCTTATCTCTACTTGTCTTGCCGGTCCTGCTAAGAGCATTGCCCCCAAGCGGGAGATGCGGGCGGCCTGGATTGCCTCGGTTGAAAACATAGATTGGCCATCGAAAGCTGGGCTATCGGCTGAGGAGCAAAAGAAGGAGCTAACCGCCTTAGTTGAAAAACTAAATGAGGTAGGAATCAACACTATCGTACTACAAATTAGGCCCTACGGCGATGCGCTTTACGAGTCGAAAATAGAGCCTTGGTCGAAATACCTAACAGGGAAGCAAGGTGTAGCACCGCAATCGGGGTTTGATCCGCTGTCGTTTATGATTGAGGAGTGCCACAAGCGGTACATGGAACTTCATGCCTGGTTTAACCCTTACAGGGTAGCCAAGACAGACGATGCAGAGGTGAATGCGCAGCATGTAAGCCGTAAGCATCCGGAGTGGCTCGTTACGTATGGCAAGCTAAAGGTTTTAGACCCAGGGTTACCGCAAACGCGCGAATACGTAACGCAGGTAATTATGGATGTTGTACGTCGGTACGACGTGGATGGCATTCACTTAGATGACTACTTCTACCCCTACAAAATAAAAGGCGTTGAATTTAACGATAAGAGCTCTTTTGCAGCGCATTCGCGAGGTTTTAAGCCATCGCAAAAGAATGACTGGCGAAGGGACAACGTTAACCTTATCATTAAAATGCTTGCCGACAGCATACACGCCGCTAAACCATACGTAAAGTTTGGAGTATCGCCATTCGGAATATGGCGAAATAAGAAATCGGATGCGCGCGGATCGGAAACGAACGGTGGGCAAAATTACGACGATTTGTATGCCGATATTTTGCTATGGCTACAAAACCGTTGGGTAGATTACATTGTGCCGCAGCTGTACTGGCATATCGGAATGAAATCGGCCAACTACGAAACGCTGGCCAAATGGTGGGCAGCCAACTGCCACGGGGTACCACTCTATATTGGACAGGGTGTTTACAAGATAGATGCCCAATCAAAAGATAAGGCATGGGCAGATGGAAAGGAGATAGCACGACAAATAACCCTGAACCGAAGCATACCACAGATACAGGGAAGCTTTTTCTATAGCGCCAAGTCGTTTATGCAAAATCCGATGGGCTTAAACAGCAAGCTAAAAAAAGAATTTTACCGCTACCCTGCGCTTATTCCGACCACACCACGGTTAGATAGCATTGCCCCCGCCAAACCCACCAACCTTGTGGCTAAAAAAGGAGCTTCGATCATAAAGCTGAGCTGGGCTGCAGGAGATAGCACTGCTACCGATGGGGAAAAAAGTCGCTACTACGTGGTTTACCGGTTTGATGATGATGATGACCTAAATAACCCAGCCAACATATATACCATTACAAGAGATACAAGTATCACCCTAAAAAGAAGGCAAGCGCTTGAGCGGGGAAAGGTACGCTTCTGCGTAACAGCACTTGACAGGCTAAGCAACGAGAGTGAGCCTACCGAGAAAGTAACGGTGAGAATGTAG
- a CDS encoding carboxypeptidase-like regulatory domain-containing protein — MNNRQESKAAMYYVSRDFLILNEPIVNSLPKGSMLLNSLKVSLNSLTTAKNQQAVNNTGIVIDKNSQKRLIVELSTEIKDKILAYAGLEEVKGISQKINFSKSNLMRSSDSTLIERCFIIETTGREHVAKMEEYHLTIEELDALNAMVKDFEKNITTPRITVTEKSVATKRIEELITEIDAILSKVDLIVNTQKKIHPIFYNHYQKVRKVVMLQGSSLKVKAHAFDHASNEGIKGVLFEFVPEQNHQQPNATHGRTRPILIKKTANKGSFHVKSIPAGNYTVTISKPGYETQVITVYVADNELTIIEVFLVRNT, encoded by the coding sequence ATGAACAACAGGCAAGAATCAAAAGCTGCGATGTACTATGTTTCTCGAGATTTTCTTATTCTCAATGAACCAATCGTAAATAGCCTTCCTAAAGGTTCAATGCTGCTTAACAGCTTAAAAGTATCTCTTAACAGCTTAACAACAGCAAAAAATCAGCAAGCAGTAAATAATACAGGTATTGTAATAGACAAAAACAGCCAGAAAAGACTGATTGTCGAATTAAGTACCGAGATAAAGGATAAAATACTTGCTTATGCTGGATTAGAAGAAGTTAAAGGGATATCGCAAAAGATAAACTTCAGCAAATCTAATCTAATGCGCTCTTCGGATAGTACGCTAATTGAACGATGCTTCATTATAGAGACTACTGGAAGAGAGCATGTAGCCAAGATGGAAGAGTACCATCTTACAATAGAAGAGCTAGACGCGTTAAATGCAATGGTTAAGGATTTTGAAAAAAACATCACAACTCCCCGAATAACGGTAACCGAAAAGTCGGTTGCAACCAAACGAATAGAAGAGCTGATTACGGAAATAGATGCCATCCTATCAAAAGTAGACCTTATAGTAAATACCCAAAAAAAGATTCACCCCATTTTTTACAACCACTATCAAAAGGTACGTAAAGTAGTAATGCTACAAGGCAGCTCGCTTAAAGTGAAAGCCCATGCATTTGACCATGCAAGCAATGAGGGGATAAAGGGTGTGCTATTTGAGTTCGTTCCAGAACAGAATCATCAGCAGCCAAATGCAACACACGGAAGGACACGTCCAATACTAATAAAGAAGACGGCAAACAAAGGATCGTTTCATGTAAAATCGATACCCGCAGGAAACTACACCGTTACCATATCGAAACCAGGATACGAAACCCAGGTAATAACCGTATACGTTGCAGATAACGAACTCACCATTATAGAAGTTTTCTTAGTACGAAATACCTAA